The window CGTCGGGGCAGCCGAGCGGGCGCACATACTCACCGACTCCGGGGCGCAGGCCTGGCTGGGGGAGAAGCCCGCCGAGCCGGGCGGCCTGCCGCATGTGCCGGTGCGTCTGCATGCCCGCTCGTGGCACCGCCACCCCGAGCCGTCACCGCAGAGCACCGCAATGGTGATGTACACCTCGGGCACCACCGGGCTGCCCAAGGGCGTGCTGATCAGCCGACGGGCGATCGCCGCCGACATCGACGCCCTGGCCGCGGCATGGCAATGGACCGCCGAGGACACCCTGGTGCACGGGCTGCCGCTGTTCCACGTCCACGGCCTGGTGCTCGGTCTGCTCGGGTCGCTGCGAGTGGGAAACCGCTTCGTGCACACCGGGAAACCGACAGCCGAGACGTATGCCGCCGCCGGGGGAACGTTGTACTTCGGCGTGCCGACGGTGTGGTCGCGGGTGGTGGCCGACGCCGACGCCGCGGCGGCGCTGTCCTCAGCGCGGCTGCTGGTCTCCGGCAGTGCGCCGTTGCCCGTCCCGGTCTTCGACCGGTTGGCCGAACTGACCGGGCATGCACCGGTCGAGCGGTACGGCAGCACCGAGTCGCTGATCACCATCAGCACCAGGGCCGACGGGGATCGCCGCCCCGGTTGGGTCGGCCTGCCGCTGGCCGGTGTGCAGACCCGGCTGCGTCGCGAGGACGGTTCGGTGGCCCCGCATGACGGAGAGACCATCGGCAGCCTGCAGGTTCGCACGCCGACGCTGTTCGACGGATACCTCAACCGGCCCGAGGCCACCGCGGAGGCGTTCGAGGCGGACGGCTGGTATCGCACCGGGGACGCAGCCGTCATCGACGAGGGCGGTACGCACCGCATCGTCGGCAGGGAGTCGGTGGACCTGATCAAGTCCGGTGGCTACCGGATCGGCGCCGGCGAGGTGGAGACGGTGCTGCTGGGTCATCCCGGGGTGGCCGAGGTTGCCGTGGTGGGACTGCCCGACGAGGACCTCGGACAGCGCATCGTCGCCTTCGTGGTCGGTGACGCGGCGCCCGATGAGCTTATTTCCTTTGTAGCCGAACAGCTTTCGGTGCACAAACGACCGCGTGAGGTGCGGCTGGTCGACGCCCTGCCGCGCAACGCGATGGGCAAAGTGGTCAAGAAGGAGTTGATGACGTGGGGCTGAGGTTCAGCGAGATCTGCATCGACGCGCACGACATCGACGTGCCGGCGGCCTGGTGGTCGTGCGTGCTCGGCTGGCCCGCCGAGCCGACCGACGACGGCGATGTGATCTTGCGCGCACCGGCCGGGGCCCGGGCCGGACTGGGCGAGCAGACCTGGGTGGTGGACTGACGTCGAACCCGGTCACCAACGGCGGCTGAGGCGGGGGCAGGTCGCAACCGGGGGATATAGTGAGCAAGGCTAATCGTTCAGGTGCCCCGAACCGATGAGGTAGGAGAGATCATGACTGGACTTCCGGATCGCGCGACGCGAGCGGCTCTCACCCTCGTCGCGGCGGCTATCGCGGGCCTGAGCGCGGCCGGCCCCGCCGCCGCCGACGCCAGCGACGACTACCCGATCCCGCACCGGATGATCATCACGCAGTGTGACACCGAGCAGTACATGGCGGCGGCCCGCGACACCAGCCCCATCTACTTCGAGCGCTACATGATCGACCGCAGCAACCGGCCGGCCGACATCCAGCAGATGGCCGAGGACCGAATCCACTGGTTCTTCTCCCTCGATGCCGCCGCGCGGCGTCAGTACTCCGAGGACACCGCCACCAACGTCTACTACGAGCAGGTGGCCACCCACTGGGGTAACTGGGCCAAGCTGTTCTTCAACAACAAGGGCGTGGTGGCCAAGGCGACCGACGTCTGCATGAACTATCCCGCCGGTGACATGTCGGTGTGGGACTGGCCCGTCGCCAGATAGCAGCGCTTGAGCGGGACTGTGTGTACCAATGGCGCCGGCCGCGGCGTGCCGGGGATGAAACCGACGCTCGGCGACGAGGCACCGCGCTAATTGGTGTGCAACGCCTCGTTGAGCGCGATGCCCTTGCCGTCACGGGCCACCACCTCCACCGCCCCGGTCACCGAATTGCGCCGGAACAGAAGGTTGTTCGCCCCGGACAGCTCTCGCGCCTTGATCGTCGTGCCGTCGGAGGTGGTGACCTTGGTGCCCGCCGTCACGTACAGGCCCGCTTCGACGATGCAGTCGTCGCCCAGTGAGATGCCCAGACCCGAATTCGCCCCCAGCAGGCAGCGCTTGCCCACCGAGATCACCTCGGTGCCGCCGCCGGACAGCGTGCCCATGATCGAGGCACCGCCGCCAATGTCGGAGCCGTCGCCGACCACCACCCCGGCCGAGATCCGGCCTTCCACCATCGAGGCGCCCAGCGTGCCGGCGTTGAAGTTCACGAACCCCTCGTGCATGACCGTGGTGCCCGGCGCCAGGTGCGCGCCCAGGCGGACCCGGTCGGCGTCGGCGATGCGCACGCCGGTGGGCACCACGTAGTCGACCAGCCGGGGGAACTTGTCCACGCCGTAGACCGTCACCGGTCCGCGGCGGCGCAAGCGCAGCCGGGTCTCCTCGAAGCCCTCGATGCGGCACGGGCCGTAGTTGGTCCACACCACGTTGGTCAGCGCGCCGAAGACACCGTCGAGGTTCAGGCCGTGCGGCTCGACCAGCCGGTGCGAGATCAGGTGCAGCCGCAAGTAGGCGTCGTAGGTGTCGGCGGGCTTGTCGTTGAGGTCGGCGATCACGGTGCGCACGGGCACGACCTCGACACCGCGGTCGGCATCCGGGCCGGCCAGCGCTTCGAACTCGTCGGGCGCCTCCGCGGCGGAGAGCCGAGTGGTTCCCGACGGGCTGTAGGCGCCCAGGTCCGGGTCGGGGAACCAGGTGTCCAGGACGGTGCCGTCGTCGGTAACGGTGGCCAAGCCGAAGCCTGCAGCAGAAGTCACGGTGCTAGAGGCTACTTTTCCGCGACGAGCAGACGCAAAGTCCCCCCGACACGCCGGCTATTCGGGAACTTTGCGTCTGCTCGCGGGGGAAGGCGGCAGTGCGCCCCTGAGAAGCTAGCCTGGTCAGCTGTGCTGGACTTGCGCGCGGATCCGATCGCGCTGACCGCTGCCCTCGTCGACATCCCCAGCGAGTCGCGCGACGAGGCCCGCATCGCCGACGAGGTCGAGGCGGCGCTGCGCGAGCAGACCTCGGGCTTCGAGATAGTCCGCAACGGTGACGCGGTGCTGGCCCGCACCCACTTCGGCCGCCCGTCGCGGGTGCTGCTGGCCGGCCACCTCGACACCGTGCCGATCGCGGACAACGTGCCCTCCCGACGCGACGGCGACCACCTGTTCGGCTGTGGCAGCTCGGACATGAAATCCGGCGACGCCGTCTTCCTGCACCTGGCGGCCACGGTCGCCGAACCGGTCCACGACGTCACCCTGGTGATGTACGACTGCGAGGAGATCGAGGCGTCGGCCAACGGGCTGGGCCGCATCGAGCGTGAGCTGCCGGACTGGCTGGCCGCCGACGTGGCGATCCTCGGCGAGCCGTCCGGCGGCTACATCGAGGCCGGCTGCCAGGGCACCATGCGGGTGCTCATCTCCGCCGCTGGGACCCGCGCGCACTCGGCCCGATCCTGGTTGGGCGACAACGCGATTCACAAGCTCGGCGCCGTCCTGGACCGGCTGGCCGGCTACGAGGCCCGGATGGTCGACATCGACGGCTGCATCTACCGCGAAGGCCTCTCGGCGGTGCGGATCGACGGGGGAGTGGCCGGCAACGTCATCCCGGACGCGGCGTCGCTCACCGTGAACTTCCGGTTCGCGCCCGACCGCTCCCCGGAGGCGGCACTGGCCCACGTGCGTGAGGTGTTCGACGGGCTCGACGTGACGCTGCAGCAGACCGACGTGGCCGCCGGCGCGCTACCCGGCCTGCACCACCCGGCCGCCGCGGCCCTGGTCGAGGCCGCCGACGGGATGGTCCGCGCCAAGTACGGCTGGACCGACGCGGCGCGGTTCGCCGCGCTCGGCATCCCCGCGGTGAACTACGGGCCCGGTGATCCGAACCTGGCCCACCGCCGCGACGAGCGGGTGTCGGTCGGCCAGATCACCACTGTCACGCAGACGCTGCGCCGCTACCTGGCGGCCTGAGCGTCCTCAACCGCCGAACGGATGAACGCGCAGTCCACGCCCGCACCACCCCCAACTCGGGAATGAACAGCGCCGACCTGGTTCCGTGCCGAGATTCCGCGCGGCTCAACGTCTTTGGCGCCTCGGCGATCTGCACCAGCGGCCCGAAGGCCCCGAACGGCACCGAACCGTTGGCCACCGAATCGGCATAGCCGGACTTTATTTGCCGCGTCGGCCCGGCAGGGCAACAGCGGTAAATCGGCTGCGCTAAGTTTCTGTGAGTGCAGCCTCAACCGGAATCCCCCGACCAGTGGGCGGTGTGCGTGTACTGCGCATCCAGCCCCCGCCATCCTGAACTGCTCGGCCTGGCCCGCCGGGTAGGCGAGGCGATCGCCGAGCGCGGGTGGACGCTGGTCTACGGCGGCGGCAACGTCTCGGCGATGGGCGCGGTGGCCGACGGGGCGCGGTCCCGCGGCGGCCGGACCGTCGGCGTCATCCCCAAGGCACTAGTGCACCGCGAGCTGGCCGACGTCGACGCCGACGAGCTGATCGTCACCGACACCATGCGCCAGCGCAAGCAGGTGATGGAGGACCGCAGTGACGCGTTCCTGACGCTGCCCGGCGGAATCGGCACGCTGGAGGAACTTTTCGAAACGTGGACCGCGGGGTACCTGGGTTTGCATGACAAGCCGGTGGTCCTTCTCGACCCCGCCGGCCACTATGACGCCCTGCGGACCTGGCTGGCATCGTTGGTCGACTCCGGCTACGTCGCATCGACTGCCCTGGACCGCCTGCTGGTGGTCGACGATGTCGAAACGGCGATCGAGCTCTGCGCGGCCCGCGGTTAGGCTGGTCTGTCCCACGCGGAAGACGAGAGGTGGCGGCCATGGCCAGTGACGAGTCCGGTTCGCAGGGCTCCCGACTTTCGGTCGGTCTGCTCGACCTGGCGACCCGGCTGCCCTCGGTGGTGATGGACGCCCCGGTGATCCTGCGCGGCGCGCTGACCGGATTCCTGGCGCTGCCGACGTCGAGGACCTCGATCGGCAAGGTGTTCCAGGACCGCGCCGCGCGCTACGGCGACCGGGTGTTCATCCGGTTCGGCGACGAGAAGGTGACCTACCGGCAGGCCAACGAGACGGCCAACCGCTACGCGGTGGCGTTGGCGGACAAGGGCGTTGGGCGCGGCGACGTGGTGGGCATCATGCTGCGCAACTCGCCCAACGCGGTGCTGACGATGCTCGCCGCCGTCAAGTGCGGTGCGGTTGCCGGCATGCTCAACTACCACCAGCGCGGAGATGTGTTGTCGCACAGCATCGGTCTGCTCGACGCCAAGGTCGTCATCGCCGAGTCCGATCTGGTCGAGCCCATCACCGAGAGCGGGGCGAAGGTCGCCGAGCTGACCACCATCGAGGATTTCCAGAAGGCGGCCGCCGACAAGCCCACCGACAATCCGCGCTCGGCCTCGGAGATCCAGGCCCGCGACACCGCGTTCTACATCTTCACCTCGGGCACCACCGGCCATCCCAAGGCCAGTGTGATGACCCACCACCGCTGGCTGCGTGCGCTGGGGGCGTTCGGTGGCCTGGGCCTGCGCCTCAAGAGCGACGACACCCTGTACTGCCCGCTGCCGCTCTACCATAACAACGCGCTGACGGTCGCGGTGTCGTCGGTCATCAACGCCGGCGGCACCCTGGCGCTGGGCAAGTCGTTCTCGGCGTCGAAGTTCTGGGACGAGGTGATCGGCATGGAGGCCACCGCCTTCATCTACGTCGGCGAGGTGTGCCGCTATCTGCTCAACCAGCCGCCCAAGGACACCGACCGCGCCCACAAGATCCGGGTGATCGCCGGAAATGGGCTGCGCCCGGAGATCTGGGACGAGTTCACCAAACGCTTCGGTATCGGTCGGGTCGCCGAGTTCTATGCCGCCAGCGAGGGCAACACCGCGTTCATCAACGTCTTCAACATCCCGAAGACCACCGGCATCAGCCCGCTGCCGCTGGCCTACGTCGAGTACGACCCGGAGACCGGCGAGCCGGTGCGCGACGAGAACGGCCGGGTGCGCAAGGTGCCGGCCGGGAAGCCCGGCCTGCTGATCAGCCCGGTGAACAAGCTCTCGCCGTTCGACGGCTACACCGACAAGGAAGCCAGCGAGAAGAAGCTGGTGCGTAACGCCTTCAAAGAGGGCGACGTCTGGTTCAACACCGGTGACGTGATGAGCCCGCAGGGCATGGGGCATGCCGCCTTCTCCGACCGGCTTGGCGACACCTTCCGGTGGAAGGGCGAGAACGTCGCCACCACCCAGGTCGAGGCCGCGCTGGCCCAGGACGAGAACATCGAGGAGTCCACAGTGTTCGGGGTCGAGGTGCCCGACACCGGTGGCCGCGCCGGGATGGCGGCGGTCACGCTGCGAGAGGGTGTGGAGTTCGACGGCAAGGAGCTGGCCGAGACCGTCTACGCTAACCTGCCCAGCTACGCCGCGCCGCTGTTCGTGAGGGTAGTGGAGTCGCTGGAGACCACCTCGACGTTCAAGAGCCGCAAGGTCGACCTGCGCAAGCAGGGCTACGGCGACGAGGTGAAGGACCCGCTGTATGTGCTGAAGGGCCGCGACGAAGGCTACGTGCCGTTCTACGACGAGTACCCGGGCGAAGTCGCGGCGGGCAGACGCCCGAAGGGCTGAGCTGGTCGAGCGGGCCACACCATTTCGTCGATCTCGGCGTGACCAGGCACCATGGTGGAGTGACGTCGACGTTCTGCGGACGGCCGGTGGCCGGTGATCGCGCCTTGATCATGGCGATCGTCAACCGCACCCCCGACTCGTTCTATGATCGTGGTGCGACGTTCACCGACGAGGCCGCCAAGGCCGCGGTCCACCGCGTCATCTCCGAAGGAGCCGACGTCGTCGACGTCGGCGGCGTCAAGGCGGGCCCGGGTGCGGTGGTCGACGCCGAGGAGGAGATCGCCCGTGTCGTGCCGTTCATCGAGTGGCTGCGCGCCGAATACCCCGACCAGCTGATCAGTGTCGACACCTGGCGCGCCTCGGTGGCCAAGCAGGCCTGTGCGGCGGGCGCGGACCTGATCAACGACACGTGGGCCGGCGCCGACCCCGCGTTGCCCGAGGTCGCGGCCGAGTTCGGGGCCGGGCTGGTGTGCTCGCACACCGGCGGGGCGGCGCCGCGGACGCGGCCGTTCCGGGTCAGCTACGGGACCACCGTGGCCGGCGTGGTCGACGACGTCATCGCCGAGGCCACCGCCGCCGCGGAGCACGCGGTTGCGGTCGGGGTGGCCCGCGACGCGATCCTGATCGATCCCACCCACGATTTCGGCAAGAACACTTACCACGGCCTTACTTTGTTGCGCCATGTAAAAGATCTTGTTAAGACCGGATGGCCCGTCCTGATGGCGCTGAGTAACAAGGATTTCGTCGGGGAGACTTTGGGTGTGGAACTGACCGAACGCCTGGAGGGGACCCTGGCCGCCACCGCGCTGGCCGCCGCCGACGGAGCCCGCATGTTCCGGGTGCACGAGGTGGGGCCGACGCGGCGGGTGCTGGAGATGGTCGCGTCGATTCGGGGGGATCGGCGACCGACGCGGACGGTGAGGGGACTGGCGTGACCGACCTCGCCGCCACCTACACCCTGCCCGGTGACATCTGGCTGTCGGACAACAGTTGGACCCATCCCACCTGGACCGTGGCCGACCTAGTCGCCGCCAAGCAGAGCAGAAGCATCTCGGTGGTCCTGCCCGCGCTCAACGAGGAGGAGACGGTCGGTTCCGTCGTCGAAACCATCAGCCCGTTGCTGGGCGGCCTGGTCGACGAGCTGATCGTGCTGGACTCCGGGTCCACCGACGACACCGAGATCCGCGCCATCGCCGCCGGAGCCTGCGTGGTCAGCCGGGAGCAGGCGCTGCCCGAGGTCGAACCGCTGCCCGGCAAGGGCGAGGTGCTTTGGCGCTCGCTGGCCGCAACCACCGGCGACATCGTCGTGTTCGTCGACTCCGACCTGATTGACCCCGACCCGATGTTTGTGCCCCGGCTGGTCGGCCCGCTGCTCACGGGCGACGGGATCCACCTGGTCAAAGGCTTCTACCGCCGGCCGCTGAAGGTCGGCAGCGGCCAGGACGCGCACGGCGGCGGACGGGTGACCGAACTGGTTGCGCGCCCGCTGCTGGCAGCGTTGCGGCCCGAGCTCGGCTGCGTGATCCAGCCGCTGAGCGGCGAGTACGCCGGCACCCGCGAGCTGCTCACCTCACTGCCGTTCGCGCCGGGCTACGGCGTGGAGATCGGTGTGCTGATCGACACCTACGACCGGCTCGGTCTGGACGCGATCGCCCAGGTCAATCTGGGTGTGCGGGCGCATCGCAACCGGCCGCTGACCGACCTGGGCGCGATGAGCCGGCAGGTGATCGCCACCCTGCTGTCGCGCTGCGGGATCGCCGACTCCGGCGTCGGGCTCACCCAGTTCCTGCCCGACGGTGACGGCTACGAGCTGCGGACCACGGCGGTCTCGCTGGCCGACCGCCCACCGATGAACACCCTGCGCTGACCCTTTTCCGGCGCGAACGTGGTGTTACCCCCAAGCTTTCGGCCGGTCCGCGGGTCTCAAGTCCCACACTCGGCGCGAAGTAGTCTCGTGTCGTGACGTTGATCCTGCTCTACCTGGTGGTGCTGATCCTCATCGGCGTCGTGCTGTTCGGGGTGGCCAGCCTGGTCTTCGGACGAGGGGAAGAGCTGCCGCCGCTGCCGCGGGGCACCACCGCGACCGTGCTGCCGGCCTCTGGAGTCACCGGCGCCGATATCGAGGCGGTGAAGTTCACGCAGGTGCCGCGCGGTTACAAGACCAGCGAGGTGGACTGGGTCCTGGACCGCCTCGGCGCCGAACTCGACCAGCTGCGCGGTGAGCTCGCCGCCGTGCGCGCCGCCGCCGGACTCGACGAGCCCGCCGTCACCCATCACGCCGCCCCCGCCCCGGATGCGGAGCCGGTGTGACCGACGTCGTCGACGATGGAAAGGTTCGCTGCGACTGGGCCCGGTCCCTGGCCGGAGCCCAGCCCACCCTCTACCGCGACTATCACGATCACGAGTGGGGCAAAGAGTTGCGCGGCAGCGTCGCCCTATTCGAGCGGATGAGCCTGGAGGCCTTCCAGAGCGGTCTGTCGTGGCTGATCATCCTGCGCAAGCGGGACAACTTCCGGCAGGCATTCGACGGGTTCGACATCGAAACCGTGGCCCGCTACACCGACCGGGACGTCGCCCGGCTGATGGCCGACGTCGGCATCGTGCGCAATCGCGCCAAGATCGAGGCCACCATCGCCAACGCCCGCGCGGCCGCCGACCTGGAGGCCGACCTCTCCGACCTGCTGTGGTCGTACGCACCGTCACCGCGGCCCCGCCCCAGGACGCTGTCGGACGTGCCGTCACTGAGCCCGGAGTCCCAGGCGATGGCCAAAGACCTCAAGAAGCGGGGATTCCGCTTTGTCGGACCCACCACCGCCTACGCATTGATGCAGGCAACGGGCATGGTCGACGACCACATCGAGTCCTGCTGGGTGCCCCTGTCGCGGCCGCGAAGAAACGTTGATCACAGCCGCTGAGCCGGGTCTTTCACACGCATGCGCTCCGATGAGGAACAATAGAATCTGAAAACAGGCAGTTCAGTGCCGGAGATGCAGCAGCCATGCTCTCCGGCACCGATCCGGGTCCGTGACTTCGGGCCGGCTCGAATCTGGAGGGAGTGCTCGATGGCGGCGATGAAGCCCCGGACTGGAGACGGTCCGCTGGAAGCAACCAAGGAGGGGCGCGGCATCGTGATGCGGGTACCACTGGAGGGCGGTGGCAGGCTCGTCGTCGAGCTCACCCCCGAAGAAGCCGCTGCCCTCGGCGACGAACTCAAAGGCGTCACCAGCTAACTGATCGACCTCGAAACCCCGCGCCACCGCGCGGGGTTTCGTGCTGCCTACGCCGACACCTTGCGATAGATCTCCAACGTCTGCTCGGCGATGTGCGCCCAGGAGAACTCCTCGATGCAGCGCTGCCGCCCCGCCTGCCCGTAGCGGCGGGCCTGCTCCGGGTCGCTCACGACCGCGTTGACCGCCTCAGCCAGACCGACCTCGAAACCAGCCGGATCGGCAGCGTCGTAGTGCACCAACCTGCCCGTCGCGCCGTCGTCGACCACCTCGGGGATACCGCCCACATCGGAGGCCACCACCGCTGTCCCACAGGCCATCGCCTCGAGGTTGACGATCCCCAGCGGCTCGTACACCGAAGGACACACGAAAGCGGTTGCCGCCGAGAGGATTTCACGGATCTTGCCGATCGGCAGGAATTCCTGCACCCAGAACACGCCGCTGCGCCGGCCGGCCAACTCCTGCACCGCGCCACCGACTTCGGCCGCGATCTCGGGGGTGTCCGGCGCACCCGCGCACAACACCAGCTGAATCTCGGGATCGAATCGGTGGGCGGCCGCGATCAGGTGCGGCACACCCTTCTGCCGGGTGATGCGCCCGACGAACGCCACCATTGGCCTGTTCGGGTCCACGCCGAGCTCGGCCAGCACCGACTGGCCGCGTTCCGGCGGTGCCGGGTACCACACGTCGGTGTCGATGCCGTTCTTCACCACGTGAACGCGGTTGGGATCCAGCCCCGGGTACACCGACAGCACGTCCTCACGCATTCCCGAGCTGACCGCGATCACCGCATCGGCGGACTCGACGGCGGTTCGCTCCACCCAAAGTGAAAGCCGGTAGCCGCCGCCGAGCTGCTCGGCCTTCCACGGCCGCAGCGGTTCCAGCGAATGCGCAGTCAGCACATGCGGAATGCCGTAGAGCAGCGCGGCGAGGTGACCCGCCATTCCCGTGTACCAGGTGTGGGAGTGCGCCACTGTGGCGGCGGATGCGGCGTTGGCCATCACCAGATCCGCCGACAGTGTCGACAGCGCCGGGTTGGCTCCCTTCAGCGCCGGGTCGGGCTGGTGGACAAAGGCGCCCGTGCGGGGGGCGCCCATGCAGTGCACGTCGACTTCGCAGAGGCGGCGCAACTGGGCGACGAGTTCGGTCACGTGAACGCCGGCCCCGCCGTAAACCTCGGGTGGGTACTCCCGAGTCATCATCGCCACCCGCATGGCACCGACCGTAGTAGTCCCCGCGCGCCAGCGCAGCTTTGTGGTCCAACGTGCTTGCGCCTGAGCAAAAAATCTCACTGTGGCGCGACACCGGTCGATAATCGGGCCAATGGCCTAGCCGTCTTCGGCAGCTGCCATTAGGTTTGCAGCATGAGGGAATTGCCAAACGTGCTGGGCATCGTCCTGGCCGGCGGGGAAGGCAAGCGCCTGTATCCGCTGACCGCCGACCGAGCCAAGCCAGCGGTTCCCTTCGGCGGCGCCTACCGCCTCATCGACTTCGTGCTGTCGAATCTGGTCAACGCCCGGTACCTGCGCATCTGCGTGCTCACCCAGTACAAGTCGCACTCACTGGACCGTCACATCTCGCAGAACTGGCGGCTGTCGGGTCTGGCCGGCGAGTACATCACCCCGGTGCCGGCCCAGCAGCGCCTCGGTCCGCGCTGGTACACCGGTTCAGCCGACGCGATCTACCAGTCGATGAACCTCATCTACGACGAGGATCCGGACTACATCGTGGTTTTCGGTGCCGACCACGTGTACCGGATGGATCCCGAGCAGATGGTGAAGTTCCACATCGACAGCGGCGCGGGCGCCACGGTGGCCGGCATCCGGGCGCCGCGGGCCGAGGCTCACGCGTTCGGCTGCATCGACGCCGACGAATCCGGGCGCATCCGGGAGTTCATCGAGAAGCCGGCCGACCCGCCGGGCACGCCGGACGATCCGGAGCAGACGTTCGTCTCGATGGGCAACTACATCTTCACCACCAAGGTGCTCATCGACGCCATCCGCGCCGACGCCGACGACGACCGCTCCGACCACGACATGGGCGGCGACATCATCCCGCGTCTGGTGGCCGACGGCATGGCCGGGGTCTACGACTTCAATAACAACGAGGTGCCCGGCGCTACCGAACGTGACCACGGCTACTGGCGCGACGTCGGGACGCTGGACGCGTTCTACGACGCGCACATGGATCTGGTGTCGGTGCACCCGGTGTTCAACTTGTACAACAAGCGCTGGCCGATCCGTGGCGAGTCGGAGAACCTCGCGCCGGCCAAGTTCGTCAACGGCGGCTCGGCACAGGAGTCGGTGGTCGGCGCGGGCAGCATCGTCTCGGCGGCCTCGGTCCGCAACTCGGTGCTGTCGAGCAATGTGGTGGTCGAGGACGGCGCCATCGTCGAGGGCAGCGTTCTGATGCCCGGTGTCCGGGTGGGCAGCGGCGCGGTGGTTCGCCACGCGATCCTCGACAAGAACGTGGTGGTGGGTCCAGGCGAGATGGTGGGCGTGGACCTGGAGAAGGATCGCGAGCGCTTCGCGGTGAGCTCGGGCGGCGTGGTCGCCGTCGGCAAGGGCGTCTGGATCTAGTTCGTTTCCGCGGCGGTAGACGATGATCCAGTGGCGCCGTCGCCGAGTTGCGGGCGATGTACCGGCGACCTGTCCGTACTGCCACGGCGAACTCGACGCCGGCGGCACGTGCGTACGCTGCGGAGGGCAGCGAACGGCCCCGCCGCCGACCGGGTGGCGCCCGGACCCGACGGCCCGGTACGAAGGGCGCTATTACGTCACCGGGCGCCCGACCAACCGGGTGCGCAACGGCGGGGCGCAGTCGACCGACCCTGTCGGCGGGCAGATGCTGCCGTCCTACGTCGAAGTGCCTGCCGCCCGATCCAGTGTCCGGTTGACGTGGCTGGCGACCGGGGCGACCACTGCGATCATCGTCGCGATCGCGGCGGTGGAGTGGGTGCTGTGGTCGAGCAGCCACAGCGGCCCACTGCACGATGTCGTAGGTGTCCCCGGCCTCCTGGCGCGACAACAACGCCCCAGTGCCGTCCGAGGTTCCGCAGCCCCGCAGGTCGGCGTTGACCACCGCGAAGCCCTGCGCCACCCACCACGCCGGGTCGGGCGCTTCCCACGAGGTCAGTGCCGAGAAGCTG is drawn from Candidatus Mycolicibacterium alkanivorans and contains these coding sequences:
- a CDS encoding acyl-CoA synthetase, whose protein sequence is MLLASLNPAAVAARADIVDAVRIDGAVLSRSDLVGAATSVAERVGGAYRIAILATPTATTVLAVTGCLIAGVPFVPVPADVGAAERAHILTDSGAQAWLGEKPAEPGGLPHVPVRLHARSWHRHPEPSPQSTAMVMYTSGTTGLPKGVLISRRAIAADIDALAAAWQWTAEDTLVHGLPLFHVHGLVLGLLGSLRVGNRFVHTGKPTAETYAAAGGTLYFGVPTVWSRVVADADAAAALSSARLLVSGSAPLPVPVFDRLAELTGHAPVERYGSTESLITISTRADGDRRPGWVGLPLAGVQTRLRREDGSVAPHDGETIGSLQVRTPTLFDGYLNRPEATAEAFEADGWYRTGDAAVIDEGGTHRIVGRESVDLIKSGGYRIGAGEVETVLLGHPGVAEVAVVGLPDEDLGQRIVAFVVGDAAPDELISFVAEQLSVHKRPREVRLVDALPRNAMGKVVKKELMTWG
- a CDS encoding DUF5078 domain-containing protein; the encoded protein is MTGLPDRATRAALTLVAAAIAGLSAAGPAAADASDDYPIPHRMIITQCDTEQYMAAARDTSPIYFERYMIDRSNRPADIQQMAEDRIHWFFSLDAAARRQYSEDTATNVYYEQVATHWGNWAKLFFNNKGVVAKATDVCMNYPAGDMSVWDWPVAR
- the dapD gene encoding 2,3,4,5-tetrahydropyridine-2,6-dicarboxylate N-succinyltransferase; the protein is MTSAAGFGLATVTDDGTVLDTWFPDPDLGAYSPSGTTRLSAAEAPDEFEALAGPDADRGVEVVPVRTVIADLNDKPADTYDAYLRLHLISHRLVEPHGLNLDGVFGALTNVVWTNYGPCRIEGFEETRLRLRRRGPVTVYGVDKFPRLVDYVVPTGVRIADADRVRLGAHLAPGTTVMHEGFVNFNAGTLGASMVEGRISAGVVVGDGSDIGGGASIMGTLSGGGTEVISVGKRCLLGANSGLGISLGDDCIVEAGLYVTAGTKVTTSDGTTIKARELSGANNLLFRRNSVTGAVEVVARDGKGIALNEALHTN
- the dapE gene encoding succinyl-diaminopimelate desuccinylase produces the protein MLDLRADPIALTAALVDIPSESRDEARIADEVEAALREQTSGFEIVRNGDAVLARTHFGRPSRVLLAGHLDTVPIADNVPSRRDGDHLFGCGSSDMKSGDAVFLHLAATVAEPVHDVTLVMYDCEEIEASANGLGRIERELPDWLAADVAILGEPSGGYIEAGCQGTMRVLISAAGTRAHSARSWLGDNAIHKLGAVLDRLAGYEARMVDIDGCIYREGLSAVRIDGGVAGNVIPDAASLTVNFRFAPDRSPEAALAHVREVFDGLDVTLQQTDVAAGALPGLHHPAAAALVEAADGMVRAKYGWTDAARFAALGIPAVNYGPGDPNLAHRRDERVSVGQITTVTQTLRRYLAA
- a CDS encoding TIGR00730 family Rossman fold protein, coding for MQPQPESPDQWAVCVYCASSPRHPELLGLARRVGEAIAERGWTLVYGGGNVSAMGAVADGARSRGGRTVGVIPKALVHRELADVDADELIVTDTMRQRKQVMEDRSDAFLTLPGGIGTLEELFETWTAGYLGLHDKPVVLLDPAGHYDALRTWLASLVDSGYVASTALDRLLVVDDVETAIELCAARG
- the fadD6 gene encoding long-chain-acyl-CoA synthetase FadD6; the protein is MASDESGSQGSRLSVGLLDLATRLPSVVMDAPVILRGALTGFLALPTSRTSIGKVFQDRAARYGDRVFIRFGDEKVTYRQANETANRYAVALADKGVGRGDVVGIMLRNSPNAVLTMLAAVKCGAVAGMLNYHQRGDVLSHSIGLLDAKVVIAESDLVEPITESGAKVAELTTIEDFQKAAADKPTDNPRSASEIQARDTAFYIFTSGTTGHPKASVMTHHRWLRALGAFGGLGLRLKSDDTLYCPLPLYHNNALTVAVSSVINAGGTLALGKSFSASKFWDEVIGMEATAFIYVGEVCRYLLNQPPKDTDRAHKIRVIAGNGLRPEIWDEFTKRFGIGRVAEFYAASEGNTAFINVFNIPKTTGISPLPLAYVEYDPETGEPVRDENGRVRKVPAGKPGLLISPVNKLSPFDGYTDKEASEKKLVRNAFKEGDVWFNTGDVMSPQGMGHAAFSDRLGDTFRWKGENVATTQVEAALAQDENIEESTVFGVEVPDTGGRAGMAAVTLREGVEFDGKELAETVYANLPSYAAPLFVRVVESLETTSTFKSRKVDLRKQGYGDEVKDPLYVLKGRDEGYVPFYDEYPGEVAAGRRPKG
- the folP gene encoding dihydropteroate synthase, whose translation is MAIVNRTPDSFYDRGATFTDEAAKAAVHRVISEGADVVDVGGVKAGPGAVVDAEEEIARVVPFIEWLRAEYPDQLISVDTWRASVAKQACAAGADLINDTWAGADPALPEVAAEFGAGLVCSHTGGAAPRTRPFRVSYGTTVAGVVDDVIAEATAAAEHAVAVGVARDAILIDPTHDFGKNTYHGLTLLRHVKDLVKTGWPVLMALSNKDFVGETLGVELTERLEGTLAATALAAADGARMFRVHEVGPTRRVLEMVASIRGDRRPTRTVRGLA